AATAAACAAAAGGACCTTCAAAACttgagaaagagaggaaTCGGAAGCATGgagcactttttccagTTTTTGGATAGCCAGTTTCGTCTGTTCAGCTACATCCGATGGAAACGTCCCGTCTGGTTTACTACCGACATTTCCGGATGTAAATACATGGCCGTTACTTTTGTAAGCTGGTGAAAGTAACGGATTACCTTTAGCTTGTAGCTTTTCCCAAGAAACCTGCTGCATGAAAGCAAAATAATTTGAATATCGAGTAAAACGGAAAAGTTTTTTAAATGTCGGATGAAACCAATTTCCTAAATCAGCTTATCTAAAAAGATAtttgataaaataaaaaatgCTTCGTATCTAAAGATAAATTATATTAGGTAACATTCTGCAGCCTCTCGAAGTTTTTCCTCATAGCCTCTTCAATAAATTCTTTTCCGGTCACTGGggggtattttttcagagGTCCCTGAATGACAACATCTGTATTAGCCTGGTTGAAGTATGCAATGGTGTAGCGGTCTCCTTGGTTTTCGTCTGGAGTGGGAAGTCGAACTCTGTGAAAGTTAGATTTCAAAATATCGTCTGACCAGGACATCAACATATCGCCGATGTTAATCACAATATCGCCCGTTTTTGATGGAACGGGTGTCCATTTGTCTGAGTAGCCAAAATCTGTATGAGCTTCACGGCCAGGACAAACTTCTAGACCATGGTCGCCAGTGCGTTGAAACAAAAGAGTCAAACAATCAAAATCCGTGTGGGGTCCTgctctccagaaattcccgtcaaacttcttgccGCTGGTATCAAAGTAGTGCAGGAGTCTCAAAGTCGTCTGGGCTGTATCGGAACTGATGATGTGGGCTTTTGTGAAAAAGTCCGTAGGATATCCTAAAGCCTCGGCAAATAACTCCATCACAAAGTCGCTTAGATGCTGGCATTTTTCCATGAAAGCTTTTGTTTTCTCTCTCCACTCCTTGCCCACGTCTTCTTCAGCTGGCCAGTTTTGATTGATTCTGTGATACTGTAGTTGCAAAGATTCTTTTTGATCTGCAGTGCCGGTCGAAGGTCTTATTTGAGAGCAAGACTCGAATCCCGAGTTCAGCAACTTAATATGAGGTGTTTTCATTTTGACGTCATGGGAAAGGCCAAAAAACTTTTGAGATAATCGGAACATCTCTTCAATGTCTTCTCGCGATGGACAATCCTGTTCACACAGAGTGAAAAAGCCAATATTTTTGGCGGCATAAAAAAGTTGctccttgatctcctcTCTTCGCTTGTCTTTATCCTTTAGGCTTATCTTAGGTATGGTCCGTTCAATGTAAGTCATACTCTCGAATGTGGTCAGGAATTATTGAAGCAAGAATTTTACCCTCTTTTATACGATCACTTATCAGCGACCAAATCTGTTAACCGACTCGGGCCGACTCCTCGGGCCGCATGGagttaaaaaaaaaagatttaATCTAGGTGAAACTATAACTAATGGGTCCAAtcagatcaaaaacagcatgTCAAAAATGCCGTTCCTTGAAACATAAATGTGACTTCAGGTATCCTAGGTGCTCAAGATGTGATCGTCTTGGCGTGGAATGTATGGTCCTTGACTCGTCGACCAGGCAGCTGAGACCAAGATCCGATTACCCAGATGTGTTTCGCCCTCTCCCAATGGAAGAGCCGTCCATCAAAAtgcttgaaaaaagaatCGATCTCCTCGAGGAAAGACTGGCAAAGTATGAGAGCATGTTTGAGAGCCTTAGTGCTGTGAATGGTTCATCTGCAGCGTCTATGGCTCACTTAACTGTGCTCTCCATGATCCCGTTTAGAAACAGCTCTCCAACGGTGGACAACGAATTCACAAAAATCTCCATTTATGGCAAAATCGACTCGAATCAGCACCTAGACAGATCGGAGCCGCTTCCATCCTCAATGGCTGAATGCGAGCAGCTGATCTCCAACTACTACCAAATAGCCTGGATACAGCATCCAATAGTAGAAGACGAAACCGTTTTGTACAAATTGAGCTCCAAGCATTATCAATCTCCTGAAAACCTGTCCCACTGGGAGCTTTTTGTTCTTTATATATCTATTGCCATTGGAACCGCAATTACAGGCGACATGAGCGATAAATCTCAAAGTTATTATCTGAGCTCCATCGTGCAACTAAAGATTTTCTTAGCCAAAATTACCTCCCCAGTACCAGACAACCGTGATATCAGCTCCCAAATGCAAATTCTACAATCTCTTCTCTTGATATGTTGCTTTGGTCTTTTAAAACCTGTTTCCCCAGGAATATGGTATGTCATTGCGAATGCAATGAGATTATGTATTGACATGGATTTGCATGAGGAGCATGTGGTGAAAAACATTGGGAGCAGCTATTACAGGAGGCTATTCTGGTGCTGCTATGCGCTCGATCGACAAATATGCTGTTATGTCAATAAACCCTTCAGTTTAAATGATACTGACATTACAACCAATTTTGACGAAGTGTCCGTGGATGATCGCAGGCTTGCCATTTCGTCactatttttcaaaattcgAAAACTACAGTCAATGATTCAACAGTTTAGCAGCAAAAATGCTGTGTCAAATATGAACAAATCCGCTATGAACTGGAGACATGAAATGCATGTGGAGTTGAACTCATGGCTTGCTCAGGCTCTACAATTTGAAAGGAAAACAGATTCAGCTGTAAAGCAGGCCTTCATATCTTCCAAGAATTTCCTCATTCTAACTTACTTCCAGCAATTACAGAGACTTTACAGGCCAGACAATATGTCCCCCGAGTGTCTCACAGTCGATGAGTTTATGGCTTTGTTCGAGAGCAGTACTAAGATTATAGCCACTTACGAGGTTCTGAGCCATACCCGAAGCATCAACTATCGATACTTGTCTGTCTACTCCATTTATCAATCAGGGCTGACGGTACTTTATTGTTTTATAAATTGTGCACAACTCCGACTATTCGCAGACACAGTTGAGAGGCTCGAACATACCATGGCGATAACCAAAGACCTACTTCGAAAACTGGAGATCCATTGTCCGCCAGCGCGGAGCGCCATTCAAACTCTAGAGACAGTACATCGCGACACGGCTGAGCAAGTTATCAGGAAAGGAAATTTAGAAAACAAATACCTCTTTGATCGCGGGTCGCATTATGGACCGTTTGACCCAAATTCTATCTCACTTCTATCTCATAATGGAGCGATTCCATTGATAGAAAACAAAGCAGTCACACAGGAGGTGCCGGACATCCCTAAATTTGGCTTGAACGCAACCAGTAATGACTCCGCCTTACGAAGTATCCGAACCTTAAAATTATTTCAGGATTCTGCGAAGGACTCATGGGAATCGCTATTTGAGGAGCCATTTAAtctgaaagagctgatGTTTGACTGAGTGTTCACTCAACAAGAAAAGCTAGCATTGTTTTGATATTTATAGACTAAACAGAACGTTGTTTCGACGGTTCAAATGGAAGCAGGGCCGATATTATACCCAAAGATCCAATGATTCCTCCACAAACCCAAATTGGGATCGAAGAACCTGATTTTTGTCCATACCAGTAAGTGACTGGCGAGAAAGCCCCAGAGACTCTTGCAGCCACCAAAGCAAGCCCGACACCCGTACCCCGGGCTTGTGCTGGAAGCACCTCTGGCGTGTAAGCATACAAGCATCCATAGTAAatgttgatgaagaagtaAGTAGCAGAACTGAATCCTGCGTCTCCTGACGCTGTCCGCACAGTTGTGTAACCAAATAGAATTGCCATGGTAGCCAATGCTCCAAAACTCATCGTATACCTTCTACCGACCCTCGGCAGAAGAATGATATATCCTGCAACTATAGGACCAAAAATACCCACAAAGTTCGCCAAAGACGAGTTTCTGTAGACAATGTAGGTAGAGCTTCCCGTATCTCCTCCATGAGAAGCAATATAGATATAGAGGAAGTTGTAGAAAACACTGTAGGAAATACCAATGAAGAGCCATGAGAGTAAAATTAAGCTTGTGGACCATGCGTTAATCTTATCTTGGTACAGAATTTTGCAGTGGTGACGGACGATCGAGAGAATTTTCTTCGGATCCCACCCGTCTTCAGAGGCTGTGTAGTATTCAGAGGAAATATCACCACACTCCTGAAGTTGTTCCAATGTCAAAGAGCATTTGCGATTGTATTTTCTggcaagtttctgcaaattcTCAACTGCTTCGGCATCTCTTCCAACAGACACCAAGAATTTAGGAGTTTCGTCAAGCTTAAACCAGAAGAGACGAAGCAAGCCAGAGGCCAGAACAATTGCACTGTTGACATACCAGGTGTATCTCCATCCTCTGTTGATGCTTGAAGGGCAGTAATCAGCGCTGCTACAGGAGAAGTTTGGCAGAAACGCCCAGGCTAAAAGGTTGGTAGTTGTTTGACCGACTCCCCACCATGCTGCCATGACAGTGTTCAAGTACTGGTACTTGAATGGGAGATActccaaaaacacagcAACGTCCATTGCCAAGTTTCCACCCGCACTGAAGTTAGCAAGAGCCACAAAAATGCAGTAGGTGGACATAGAACTCATGCCGCCGGCCAAAAATCCAAACATAGAAGTCAGAAGCAAAGAGCTGTTGAAACATAATCTTCTTCCAATAAGGTCGCCACCGAAACCCCAGAAAATAGATCCAATAATCAATCCAGCATACGCAATTTCAGTGTCGATAGGAAATGCAGTTCCAAACTGATACGCGACATATTTATGGACAGAAGACTGAATCATTTCCATTTGTGAGTCGACAGAATACCCATATCCTGCGATGCAGAACAGTTTTGCGTGGTACCAAGTAAATCCAATTTCATCGATCGCGTTGTTGATGAGATACATTTTCTTGGACAAAACCGCATCTTTCTTTTCAACGGCCACATTATCCACTTTGCTGATCTCTGGCATAAGGCCGCTCTCCAGAGATGTTGCAGCATCTTGGCTGACATGAGCAGGTGTCTTTTCCTCGGTCGTCATTTCCTGAAATTTTAATAATTGGACGCTAAAAATACCACCTCGACCTTTTTCCGAGCACTTTGATGACCTTATTATATATTCGCGTTATCGCTTATCGGACAATATTTTTATCATGCATATTGTTTGAAAAAGTATTACGTCGACTTATATTTACCTGATTCGGCCGCAATACCCGGTTTTTTTCTATTTTATTATTCTGATAACAAACTTTCCCCGCTATAACGCCGCCATGCTTCCCCGTTGCGCTTTGATAAGCAATCTGACCGCATCGTGGGCCATGCCCCATCCTCCCTGATATCCATATCCGGAAGCCCCGTAATTATGGATAACGAGTTTTTCATCTTCGACTTCCTCGACCTCAATCCGAGGCCCACCATGACGCGAAGGTCTAAGTCCTGCAGCCACTCTCACCACATCCAGAGGTTTATCCAGAATTTGTGGTGCCATCTCGGTTGCCCTCTTAATGATATCCTCGGTTTCGTGCTTGAAGGTGTCACCAGTGCTGATACCTTTTTGCAAAAATCCTCCCATCACAAGCTCTCCATTAGAGTTTGGCCGAGGAATTATGTAAGTAGCCGATTCGtttgtccacaaacacatGTTGAATTGAATATGTGGAGCCTTAATGACCACAACTTGCCCACGCGTAGGATACACATTGGTGTCCTTCACGCCGCCCAGAGTTATTGCACCAATTCCGGTACAATTGAAAACTATTTTAGTATTTGGTGATAAAAAGGCCTGCGACAAGTGTTCGagtttcttcttgatgatAGTCACGCCAAGCTTTTCCAAGAAACTAGCCAAATTCTGCAGGAACAGTGGACAGTTAAAGTTCCAGGTGGTATAGCTAATCCCAAAAACAATTCCCTTAGGCAGCGCACTCTTATCGAGAATGCGGAAGTCTTTCACGTACTCCTTTAGCGACTCCATTTTCTTCGCAGGAGGATATTTGTGGAAGTAGTCTGTAGCTGGTCTCATGTCCAGACCACATGATGGACCGCCCAGCTTTTTTTGGATCTCAGCCAGATGGGTGTACGTATAACGATCATAGGAAAGAGACTTCTTGTCGCCTGGACTAATGCAGGAAAAATTACCACCTGCCCAGGGAGAGGTGTAGTTAATGCTCTGATCGCCTGGAATGTGCGCCGCAGCTATGGTTATATGTTTGGGACTGACACCAGCTTCATATACCAGCGAGTATGCCGTGTACAGGCCAACTATTCCAGCTCCGACAACAACGTACGTATCACTCATGATGTGGTAAAACTTGATTTTTAGGCTCACTTTTATTAGCTGTGGGTGCGGTGATAAAAATCAAATTTGTCGGCCGCAtatttttggtggtgatcattcgattttttttacGACCGCACTCTCGCCAAGCAATGATTATCACTAGAAAACGGCTGATAAGTTCTTGCAAGCCGTGCTATCTCTCAAAGAGGAAATgtggaaaagaaaaacCAGCATGTCGACGATGTGCACGTTTGGGTAAAACCTGTGAATATTTTACGAAGGAGCAGATTATAGAGCGAACTTACAATAGAAAATATACGAGCCAGCCTAGAAATAAAAAACAGTATGATTTGGAGGTTGAGAGGCTGGATTCTAATACACAGCTTGTTCCTGAAGCAAGGACTTTGGAAAAAAGGAATTTCAACTTAATCATAAGCTCTACAGGCGAGTATTCGAAGTATTTCTCGCTTTTCTTTTTCCCGTTTGCCGAAAAGGAATCCAATGTCAATACCATCGTTGGCCTTAGTCATGACGACCATGACCAGTGTGTTGTTTTCGATTTTACAAGACCTGTCAAACCTTTGTCTGGCGTCCGCGACCTGGTGGAGCGACTCCCATCTCGAGAGGATTGCAACTTTCTTGTCTGGTATTTTTTCGAAAACATTCATCCATATATACCCATAGTGGATCAAGAGGAGTTTTTCATCCACTACGGGCAGTTGTGGAATACGCAGGAGAAATACAAAGATCTCAATGGACTTCTCGAAATTCTAGCAGTGTTATTTAGTAGCTCACTGGTGAATCAGCTGTCCAATATGTTTCATTACGGAAGCATGCAACATATTAGTGACAAGGTGGATTTTGAGAATGTCAAACTCAACAGCTTCCGTGCCATTGAAAATATCAAGCATTGGATAAGCATAATGAACTCCCCATCAATGTCATCTCTTGTCGCGGCCACCCTTATCTATTATGTTGGCTCGCTAAATTGCATTGGGAAGAACAGTGAAATAGCATCTCTCAGCCGTTTGTGTCAGATAGCCGGTCTGCACAGAAATTTTTCGGCTCAGTCGTCTGGAAGCTCCCTAAGATATATCCTTTACAGTTTCATTTCGTACATGGATTCACTGTCATCCTACTACAGTGGACTGCCTCCAACTATGCATCGAGATTTCTGCGAGACCTACAAAAATCTTCCCACTGATTTAGATCACCATTCACTGGTCTATTTATCCATACAGTTTCACAATGGGATTCTTTGGGGAGACGTTATCGCGGAAATGAATAAGATTCGAGTTACCACTCAGAGTGAATATGATTCTATATTTGAACGCTTTGTGGATACACAACGGCTAGTTAACAGCTTGAACCACAGACTTTTGACAGAATTCAATCTTGATCCAATCTATGCAAAATGGCTAGTCACCGAGGGAAGACTTGGGATCCGCAAATCAGCTTTACTCATAAATATATTGAGGGATTCCGTCATGTCTTCAGAAGACTCTTTGGATGATCCTAGCTACagtctccttcttcagtCGTTGCTGCTGGTTAATGAGTCTATCATGAAAATTGAGTTGGGCCTTAGATGTAAGCCTGCGTGCTTGTGGGTAATCAGGAACTCATACCCATTCCAAGCCTTGACCATAATTCTGAAGCATATCCAGCAGCACCCTAATCAAGGGGTTAATTTTCGCATGCTTCCTGTCGACGAAGAGTACACTGTAGATGAGTTGTTTGATTATTTAAATGGTGATATCAGGGCGCCACTAGTGAGGAAATGCATCCAGTCGCTAGAAAAGATCAAGATATTGTGGCCGGCTGTTTTGCTCACAAGATTTGACGGGGTGATCAAGGTTAAAAATGAGGTACTATGAACTAAATGATAATATAACTGATTAAATCGTTATTCACTGTGCTCATGCGTCGTAGGAATACACTTGATGAAACTTCATTAGCAAAGTACAGACTAGTCGACGCTCTTACTATTTCCTATACTGGAATATTTTCAACTTTAATTATGACAATTAATTAAATCTATGTTGTGCACTCAATCTGCTTATCATAAACAGCAGTTGCAACCTTGACTCCCCAGTCCCAATCTGGATCCTCAACGTACTCCGCCTGGCCGTCTCTTTTAAGAAGCCTGATTTTCTTGGCATCAAAGGATGGCCACTCTGTGATGTCCTGTTCAAAGTTCACAAATTGAAGATACGGTTGCAGCCATTTATTGATCACAAGCCTTTCAGGTTCGGTGTACCCCTCTCGCAAACAGTAAAACCAGAGATGCGCATCACATGCGTGAGGAACGTTCAAGTCTGGACTGATGTGCTGGTCGAGCCATTTAGCACGGAAGCTAATTCTGTATCTGtaaatgtttttttccgGATATCCATTCTGGACCAGAGAGTTGATATATCCTCTGGCAGAGGCATAAACTTGACCGTCCGAAATGATAGCACCATAAACTTTTCTCAGATCCTCTTTGAAGTCAGGAGAGTTTTCATCGAGCTTTTCAGCGCCGTATAAATCCATCAGAGTAGGAACCACAACTTTTGGATAATAGTTCTGAACTTGAAGAGGAAGTTCTGAAACGGTTTGGGGGGTATTGAGGTAGGAGTACTTCACCAATTCATTGTCAACCTCGCCAATCAAAATCCTGACTCCTTTTTGAGCAAGCATTTTAGCGTGTTTCCCTGAACGAATGTCTTTGATAAGATCTGGTGAAATAAAATGGCCATCAGTGACAGCTCTGAAGGTATGCAATGAAAGAGTAGGAATGAAATCCTCAATAAAACCAGTATCTATAGATCTGAGCTTTTGTAATTTTTCTGCAGACGATGCATTTGGATCAATGCCCAACTTCTCGATTATTTCGTCAAACTGATTCTGCACTTCAGCAATTGTCTTTGGCTGAATATAGACCATGTTAGAGAAGAACATAGCCTGCTTAATAATTTGTTCAGCCTCTGGATGGTACAACTCATAGGCAAGTTGGAAGAACGCAGAGTACGCCCCGGCCGAGATACCTCCAACTGTGATCTTGTCTGGGTTTCCTCCAAAGTGCTTGATGTTCTTGTATGTCCATTCAATGGCCAGTCTCTGATCCCAAAATCCCTGATTAGAGCATTTTGCATCCTCTTCCAGTAGTTCTTTGGACGACAAGAAACCAAACATGTTGAGTCTGTACCCAGGAGCCACTAAGATAAATTTTTGAGTGAagtcttcgtcgtcaaacaTCTCATGGACGTTGAACATTTCATTGTTAGGAGTAGAATACTGAAGAAATCCACCGTGGATATAAATTAAAACCGGCCACCCATCTTTTGGTTTGTACTTGTCCGAAGCAGGAACCCAGATATTGGAGTACAAGATGTTTTCCTCCGTTGGCGACTTAGTATATCTAAATTGAGGGTGAGGAACTGATGGTTGAGGACATTTGAGACCAAAATCCTTGTAGTCTCCAGTGTAATCATAGTCTGAAGGAAGGGGCTCAGGGAGCTTAAATCTGTTCTCGGGAGTGCTAGGCTTAGCAAATGGAACCTTTGCAAACCGATGAACGGAAGAATTGCCTGTTCTAGGCGCCTTGAAAGTGTATCCGGTCAAAGTTCCATGCCCCGGAATAGCGACGCTGTAAGGTGTTGTACCCTGTGTTGAAACTTGTTGACCCATGCCTAGCAGATGGGAAAAGATCCGCTATATTTATAATGTGCAAAATACAAAATAGGAAATTGTGACGATATCTTTGGAGGGTGCGGTCGAGAAATCTCAGCCGCTTGGACAAAAATTTCAGTGACTGATAACAACTTATCGGATGCAAAGAATAAGCCTGGATCAAGCATATATAACGCTCTTTATTCTCCAGATAAGATTAAAATATGACTGACGACTATTCCAAGAAATCTGAATCTGTTGGGGTGATGGAAGTCGAAAACGGCCAGCCATTAACGACGATCATCTCCCCAAGAGGAAAGATTGTCCAAATCACTGACGATGTTGACCAGGCTATGGATTTGGCCCAGGAGGCCGACCACCAAGTATTTTCTGAACAGGAAGACAGAAAATTACTCTTCAAGCTTGACTGCATCGTCCTTCCTCTTTTCTCGTTTCTGTACATGATCCAGTTCATGGACAAGACGTCGATCGGATTTGCAGCAGTCATGGGGATCCAGACTGATTACAACATGGAGGGACAGATGTACTCATGGACCAACTCTTGCTTCTATCTTGGATATTTGTGTGCGGCGCCGTTTTCTGCGATTCTTTTACAAAAATTACCGATTATCAAGGCAGTTAGCACTTTTATTGTCATCTGGGGAATTATACAATGTTTGCATGTTAGTGCAAAGTCCTACGCTACGTTTGTTCTTCTTAGAACATTGCTTGGAGCCCTTGAGTCTTTTGTGTCTCCCATCTTTGTTGTGATACTTAACCAGTACTACAGACACACTGAACATTTTGGCCGGACCGCAATTTTCTATGGATTCAATGGTCTCGGCACTGTTGTCCTTTCTGGCATTTCCTATGGCCTTTTTGAAAGATCTGGACAATACACCATGAAAGCTTATAAGGTGTTGTTCATGATTATTGGTATGGCCACTATTGTGAACGGACTGTTGATCATGCTAATCATGCCAGACACTCCAGCACAGGCCAGATTCTTGACTCACAGAGAAAAGCTCAATGTGGTGGAGAGAATCAGAGGAAACAATCAAGGGTTTGGCAACAGGCATTTCAAGAAGCACCAGCTGATCGAATGTGTCACGGACGTGAGAACCTGGATCTATTTTGCCATTGGAATTCTAGTGGCCATCCCCAACGGAGGTATCAGTGGGTTTGGAACTATTTTGCTCAAGTCCATGGGATATTCCTCCATCCGGTCCTTGCTGATTAAGGCACCTCTGGGAGGTGTGGAGTGCGTGGGTCTTATTGCTTTGAGATACCTATccatcttcatcaagaaaagAATGATTTTGGGTATTTCGTACATGGTGCTGGTCGTGATCGCATCTTGTCTGCTTGCCTTTGCTGCACAGGAAAAAGCACAGCTTGCTGGCTACTACCTGCTCGGAGTGGCTCCTGTTGGTATCATTTTGGTCACGTCATGTGTCACCTCCAACACTGCTGGACACACCAAAAAGCTCGTCGCAAATGCCATCTCGCTTGTTGGCTACTCATGCGGAAATATCATTGGGCCTCAAACTTTCCAGTCCTCAGACGCACCACACTATCCAAAGGCCAAGGCAACTGTTGTTGGATGCTACTGTGGAGCAATTGTACTGATGATCGTACTCACAGTGCTAAATGTCACAGAGAATCGTCGCAGAGATAAGCAAAGAGAGAAAATGGGTGACAAGTATAAGCCAGTTGAGAACATGGAGTTTGCCGATTTGACGGACGGTCAAAACCCAGAGTTCCGTTATCGTATATAATATTTATCGCGCCTCGTTAATTATTGTGGTATCGGTGTCTTGGTACCAGCTAAAACATCACCAACCCTGGAAACTCGTAATACCTGACCGCCGCCCAGTTCACAAAGTTGCCATCCAGTGAATCCCGCTCCCAAATTCTCATCAGCAGCATCTCAAATCGCTGAATGTAAGGAAACTTTAGCGTTCCGCTGATAttcctcatcctcttcAATATCACTCTACGGTCATCCTCCCGACTAGCCACAGAGCCAGCAAGTATGAGAGGAACCATTAGTCCACTTTCCAGCTGTGATCCTTCAGGAATAGATTCTATAGCTTGCAAAATGTTCACCAAACATCCCTTGGGCCTTGAGTCATCCCTGTTGTATCCGTAGCGTATCTGATGCAGCCGCAAGAAGCAAGCCCACTGCAATGCCAGCGCATACTGTGTTCTCTGAAAATCTGAGATGTTTTCAAAATTAATTTCCTCAGGGACATCCCAATTTTGCAACTTCATCTCTATCTCGCTGGCAAACCGATCGAACTCGATATCGTACTTGCTGTCTCTTCCGCGCAACTTGCGGAGACTTGCTAGGGCAGATATCTTGCCCATAATTTTGAATATATCACCTGCAATGCCAAATTTAAACCCGAGCTCGATTTTGAGTATATTGGAAGTGTCGCTGTCACTCAACAGCGACGAAACAAATCGAGAATTTATTTCTGTGTTCGACAGTAAACTCTCATCCACTAGGCCTTCAATGTCAAACTCTTCAAGGGATTCAGATATGTTGTAGCTGGTTTCAAATTGGTTCATCTGCTGCATTTCGATATATGGCGGGTTGCATGTGCTCAAGCTTGACACAAAATCCAGATAAcaaaagagctggacgcTAATCAGTTTTAGCTGATCGTCTTTGTCATTTGTTAGAGACAAGATTCCACCACATCTTTCAAGTATTCTATAAGCACGTTGCAGCAACTGAAACCAATCAAGACTATCTCCAACAAGAATTTCCATCATCACAGACAACAGCACAGAAAGAAGCTCTATCTCATCTGAACACTGGGGATATTCCGAAAGTTTTGAGCGAGCCCGATAGGTGATGGAATCTCGATAGGCCGGATTGAGCTCACGAACGGAGGACAGCTCATGGTCTAACTTGCAAGAGCGATGAGTGGCGGCGATCCCCAAAATAGGGTTTCTGACCTGTTGATACAGGAATGCCAG
This portion of the Ogataea parapolymorpha DL-1 chromosome IV, whole genome shotgun sequence genome encodes:
- a CDS encoding Allantoate permease encodes the protein MTDDYSKKSESVGVMEVENGQPLTTIISPRGKIVQITDDVDQAMDLAQEADHQVFSEQEDRKLLFKLDCIVLPLFSFLYMIQFMDKTSIGFAAVMGIQTDYNMEGQMYSWTNSCFYLGYLCAAPFSAILLQKLPIIKAVSTFIVIWGIIQCLHVSAKSYATFVLLRTLLGALESFVSPIFVVILNQYYRHTEHFGRTAIFYGFNGLGTVVLSGISYGLFERSGQYTMKAYKVLFMIIGMATIVNGLLIMLIMPDTPAQARFLTHREKLNVVERIRGNNQGFGNRHFKKHQLIECVTDVRTWIYFAIGILVAIPNGGISGFGTILLKSMGYSSIRSLLIKAPLGGVECVGLIALRYLSIFIKKRMILGISYMVLVVIASCLLAFAAQEKAQLAGYYLLGVAPVGIILVTSCVTSNTAGHTKKLVANAISLVGYSCGNIIGPQTFQSSDAPHYPKAKATVVGCYCGAIVLMIVLTVLNVTENRRRDKQREKMGDKYKPVENMEFADLTDGQNPEFRYRI
- a CDS encoding putative esterase/lipase, translating into MGQQVSTQGTTPYSVAIPGHGTLTGYTFKAPRTGNSSVHRFAKVPFAKPSTPENRFKLPEPLPSDYDYTGDYKDFGLKCPQPSVPHPQFRYTKSPTEENILYSNIWVPASDKYKPKDGWPVLIYIHGGFLQYSTPNNEMFNVHEMFDDEDFTQKFILVAPGYRLNMFGFLSSKELLEEDAKCSNQGFWDQRLAIEWTYKNIKHFGGNPDKITVGGISAGAYSAFFQLAYELYHPEAEQIIKQAMFFSNMVYIQPKTIAEVQNQFDEIIEKLGIDPNASSAEKLQKLRSIDTGFIEDFIPTLSLHTFRAVTDGHFISPDLIKDIRSGKHAKMLAQKGVRILIGEVDNELVKYSYLNTPQTVSELPLQVQNYYPKVVVPTLMDLYGAEKLDENSPDFKEDLRKVYGAIISDGQVYASARGYINSLVQNGYPEKNIYRYRISFRAKWLDQHISPDLNVPHACDAHLWFYCLREGYTEPERLVINKWLQPYLQFVNFEQDITEWPSFDAKKIRLLKRDGQAEYVEDPDWDWGVKVATAVYDKQIECTT
- a CDS encoding D-aspartate oxidase, with the protein product MSDTYVVVGAGIVGLYTAYSLVYEAGVSPKHITIAAAHIPGDQSINYTSPWAGGNFSCISPGDKKSLSYDRYTYTHLAEIQKKLGGPSCGLDMRPATDYFHKYPPAKKMESLKEYVKDFRILDKSALPKGIVFGISYTTWNFNCPLFLQNLASFLEKLGVTIIKKKLEHLSQAFLSPNTKIVFNCTGIGAITLGGVKDTNVYPTRGQVVVIKAPHIQFNMCLWTNESATYIIPRPNSNGELVMGGFLQKGISTGDTFKHETEDIIKRATEMAPQILDKPLDVVRVAAGLRPSRHGGPRIEVEEVEDEKLVIHNYGASGYGYQGGWGMAHDAVRLLIKAQRGSMAAL
- a CDS encoding Protein tdcF; this translates as MQQVSWEKLQAKGNPLLSPAYKSNGHVFTSGNVGSKPDGTFPSDVAEQTKLAIQKLEKVLHASDSSLSQVLKVLLFIADPKDAATINSVYKDFFPHMPSRSCVVVGFPNKQVKVELECVASYNQRGSKL
- a CDS encoding Fungal transcriptional regulatory protein — protein: MYMKYFVNDVAPILFAKNHAHVFLKQVVNLAFLYQQVRNPILGIAATHRSCKLDHELSSVRELNPAYRDSITYRARSKLSEYPQCSDEIELLSVLLSVMMEILVGDSLDWFQLLQRAYRILERCGGILSLTNDKDDQLKLISVQLFCYLDFVSSLSTCNPPYIEMQQMNQFETSYNISESLEEFDIEGLVDESLLSNTEINSRFVSSLLSDSDTSNILKIELGFKFGIAGDIFKIMGKISALASLRKLRGRDSKYDIEFDRFASEIEMKLQNWDVPEEINFENISDFQRTQYALALQWACFLRLHQIRYGYNRDDSRPKGCLVNILQAIESIPEGSQLESGLMVPLILAGSVASREDDRRVILKRMRNISGTLKFPYIQRFEMLLMRIWERDSLDGNFVNWAAVRYYEFPGLVMF
- a CDS encoding Pyrimidine pathway regulatory protein 1; its protein translation is MEEPSIKMLEKRIDLLEERLAKYESMFESLSAVNGSSAASMAHLTVLSMIPFRNSSPTVDNEFTKISIYGKIDSNQHLDRSEPLPSSMAECEQLISNYYQIAWIQHPIVEDETVLYKLSSKHYQSPENLSHWELFVLYISIAIGTAITGDMSDKSQSYYLSSIVQLKIFLAKITSPVPDNRDISSQMQILQSLLLICCFGLLKPVSPGIWYVIANAMRLCIDMDLHEEHVVKNIGSSYYRRLFWCCYALDRQICCYVNKPFSLNDTDITTNFDEVSVDDRRLAISSLFFKIRKLQSMIQQFSSKNAVSNMNKSAMNWRHEMHVELNSWLAQALQFERKTDSAVKQAFISSKNFLILTYFQQLQRLYRPDNMSPECLTVDEFMALFESSTKIIATYEVLSHTRSINYRYLSVYSIYQSGLTVLYCFINCAQLRLFADTVERLEHTMAITKDLLRKLEIHCPPARSAIQTLETVHRDTAEQVIRKGNLENKYLFDRGSHYGPFDPNSISLLSHNGAIPLIENKAVTQEVPDIPKFGLNATSNDSALRSIRTLKLFQDSAKDSWESLFEEPFNLKELMFD